The genomic window GCGGGCGGCACAGTCTGGCGACGTTCACCGGCGCGGTGCTGAAGGACGGGGCGGCCGCCTGTCTGCACCCTTCCGGGGAGCGGGACCTGCCGGGCCGGCTCGCCAGGCACGACATGGTCACCGGGCAGGTCCGGCTGGGCGGCACCGTCGACGACCCGCGCAACCCCTACGCCTACCGGGGCACGGGCCTCGCCCTGGGCCCCGAGCTGCTCGGCACGTCCCTGCTGGCCGTCGGACCCGCCGGGTCCGGGAAGACCGGGAACGTGGTGTGGCCCGTCGCCGAGTCGCTGTGTCTGCACGCGCTGGCCGGGCGGGCCGCGGTGGTGGTCGTGGGCGCGGCGGGGGCCGGGCTGGGTCCGGCCGACGCCTACGACGTCGTCGTACGGATCGGGAATCCGGAGTCCGTGTACGACCTCGACCTGTACGGGGGGACCACGGACCCGGACGAGGCCGCGGCCGTCCTCGCGGAGGCGCTCGTCGGCGACCTCACCGACCCGCACCCGGGCGGCGACAGCCGGCGCTCCACGACCGTGCTCGCCCAGCTGCTCGGGCCGTTCCGGGCGGTGCACGGGCGGTTCCCGTCGGTGCCGCAGCTGCGGCAGCTGCTGGACGGCGCGCCCGGCCCGCTGGGCCAGCTGCGCAACGCCCTCCAGGACGCCGGGCAGGAGTCGCTGCTGCGGGAACTGGACGCGCGCGAGCGCCAGCTCGGGCACCCCGGGGACGTCGGGAGCGTGCTGGCCGACCGGGTCGCCCTCCTCGACCGGCCCGCCTTCGCCGGGTTCTTCGACACCTCCGGCCAGTCCCGGCCCTTCTCCCTCCGGGCCCTCGACCACCCCGTACGGGTCCGCATCGATCTCCCAGAACGCGGCCACGCCGACGCCTCGCGCATCCTGGCGAGGCTGGTGCTCGCCCAGTTCACCGCGAGCGTGGCGGTACGGGAGGACCGGTCGCTGTTCGCCTGCCTGGTGCTGGACGACGCCACGGGGATCGTCACGCCCGAGGCCGTACGCGGCATCCAGCGGCTGCGGTCCGCCAACGCGGGCGCGGTCCTCACCCTCCGGACCCTCGACGACGTGCCCCGGCCATTGCGGGGTCCTCTGCTCGGCGCCACCGGCTGCCGGATGGCGCTGTCCGGGCTCACCCCGTGGGACGGGCAGGACTTCGCGGAAGTCTGGGGCAAGGAGTGGACCGAGGCGCGGGACGTCACCGACCGGCAGATCATCGCCGACTCCCCGGCGGGCAAGGCCTGGCACGCCCTGCGCCGGGTGATCACCGGCCATGCGCCGACCGCCCGGGCCGTGACCGTACGGCAGGTCGAGCGGGAACGCTGGTCGGCGTCCGAACTGGCGCACGGCGTGCCGCCCGGCCACGCGGTGCTGTCGCTGACGAACGTGCGTGGCGAGCACGCGCCGCCGTTGCTGGTGGATCTGCGGGGATGAGCAGTGCGGTCGAACAGTTCGGTTTGAGCCATTCGGTGTGCGGTGTGTGGGGCTTGTGATCGTACGGTGAGGCAGAATCGACACAGGTCGTTCATACGCGGCGGCCAAAAGACGATGCTCTCCTGAAGACTCTGAGCCGACCTGAAGGTCCCATGCCCCCCACGCTCGCCTCGCTCGTCCACCACTCCGCGCTCAAGCTGACCGTGCGGGCGGGCGAGGACCGCCTGGACGTGCCGGTGCGCTGGGCGCACGCCAGCGAGCTCGCCGACCCCGTGCCGTACATGGAGGGCGGGGAGCTGCTGCTGATCACCGCGTTGAAGCTGGACGCGGAGGATCCGGAGGCGATGCGGCGTTATGTACGGCGGCTGGTGGGGGCCGGGGTCGCCGGGCTCGGTTTCGCCGTCGGCGTGCACTACGAGGACATCCCCGAGGCGCTCGTCGACGCGGCGCGGGGGGAGGGGCTGCCTCTCCTGGAAGTGCCCCGGCGCACGCCCTTCCTCGCCATCAGCAAGGCGGTGTCGGCCGCCATCTCCGCCGAGCAGTACCGAGCGGTGACGGCGGGGTTCGCCGCGCAGCGGGAACTCACCAAGCAGGCGTTGACCGACGGCCCCGAGGGGCTGCTCGCCGCGCTCGCCTCGCAGGTGGACGGGTGGGCCGCCCTGTACGACGCCTCCGGTGCGGTCGTCGCGGTGGCGCCCGAGTGGGCGGAGCGGCGGGCCGGGCGGCTCACCGCCGACGTCGAACGGCTGCGGGACCGGCCCGCACCGGCCAGCGCGGTCGTCGGCGGCGAGGACCGCGTCGAGCTGCACTCCCTCGGCACCGGGCGCCGGGCCCGCGCCGCCCTCGCCGTCGGCACGGCCGGGGCCCCGGGCACCGCCGAGCGGTACGCCGTCCACTCCGCGATCGCCCTCCTCACCCTCACGACGGAACGGTCGCGCTCGCTGCACGCCGCCGAGCAGCGGATCGCCGCGGCGGTGTTGCGCATGCTGCTGGCCGGGGAGTGCGACCACGCGCGAGCCGTCGCCGGGGATCTGTACGGAGAGCTGCTGGACGCGCCGTTCCGGCTCGTCCTCGCGGAGGCGGCCTCGGCTTCGGCGGCGCGGGCGCGGATGGAGGGGGCGGCGGCTGCGACTGGGGCGGCTGCCGCGGGTGGGGCGGACGCTGTGGACGGGGGCGTGAGTGCGGCCGGGGCCGCGCAGTCCTCCGGGGCCGCGACCGCGGTCGTGAGTGCCGCCGGGGCTCGCCCTCGGTCCGGGCCCGGGGCCGGGCGTGGCGTCGGGGGTGGGGACGGTGGGGGGCGGTCGACGGCTGCCGTGCTGGCCGCCGCCGACCCGGACGGTGACCTTCTCGGGCAGCTCGTCGAGGTCGTGGAGGCCGCCGCCGCGCGGGCCGGGGAGGCCGTGCTCGTCGTCCCGGACGGGGAGCGGCTCGTGGTGCTCGCCGTGGACGGGGGAGCCGCGGTCGCCGCGTGCGGGGAGTTCGCGGTGGCGTTGGAGGCGTCGCGGGCGGCCGGGCGGGAGCCGGGGGCGGGCGGTTCCGTGTCCTCCGGCGTCGCCGCCTCCATCACCGTCGAGGAGGAGGAACTCGTCGTCGGGCTGTCCGCGCCCGCCGGGCCGATCGCGGCCGGTGCCGCGTACAAGCAGGCCGAGCAGGCGCTGTCCGTGGCGCGGCGGCGGGGGCGGTGCCTCGTCGAGCACGAGGAGCTGGCCGCCGGGTCCGTTCTGCCGCTCCTCGCCGACGACGCGGTGCGTGCCTTCGCCGACAGCATCCTCCGCCCGCTCCGCGAACACGACGCGACCGGGCGGGGGGACCTCGTCGCCTCACTGGGGGCGTGGCTGTCGCGGCACGGCCAGTGGGACGCGGCCGCGGCGGACCTCGGCGTCCACCGGCACACGTTGCGGTACCGGATGCGGCGGGTGGAGGAGATTCTGGGGCGCTCGCTGGACGATCCCGATGCGCGCATGGAGCTGTGGCTGGCGCTCAAGGCTACGGCTGCGGCGGGGGAGTAGGGGCTTTTTCGCGCCCCCGCCGCCCCTGCCCGTCCCTCCCCCATCAGGGGCGGTGCCCCTTCGACCCCCGTCTGCGGGTGCGTTGTGGTTGCTCGCGCAGTTCCCCGCGCCCCTAAAAACGAAAAGCACGGGGCGCAGCCCCTGCTTTTCAGGGGCGCGGGGAACTGCGCGAGCAACCACAGACAACCCGCGCCCGCCCCCCCAACCCCAACCGTGTCGAGACCCCACCACGCCAATCCGGCACACCTGCCACCCCGACTCATACGCACCGGACAAGCGACCCCCCGCCGCCCCGGCCCTACCGTGGAGCCGAAAGCCGATGTGTCACCCCACCGAAGGGCCGGGATCGACTATGACCGCCACGCACGCCTTCTGGCTCGCCGGCCGCCAGGCCACCGGTGAGACCACGTTCGACGTCACGTCGCCCTGGGACGGCCGCCTGGTCGGCAGGGTGAGCGTGCCGACGGACGACCAGGTCGAAGAGGCCGTGGCAGCCGCCTACGCCGTACGGGACGCGTTCGCGGCGACGCCGGCGCATGTGCGGGCCGCCGCCCTGGACCACGTCAGCCGGCGTCTCGTCGAGCGGACCGAGGAGATCGCGCAGCTGATCTCCGCCGAGAACGGGAAGCCGATCAAGTGGGCGCGGGGCGAGGTCGGCCGGGCCGTCTCCGTGTTCCGGTTCGCGGCGGAAGAGGCCCGCCGGTTCAACGGCGGCGAGGCGCAACGACTCGACACGGACCTCGGCGGACAGGGGCGGCTCGCCTTCACGCGCCGCTTCCCCAAGGGCGTCGTCCTCGGCATCGCGCCCTTCAACTTCCCGCTCAACCTCTGCGCCCACAAGATCGCCCCGGCGATCGCGGCCGGTGTGCCGATCATCCTGAAGCCCGCCCCGGCCACCCCCCTCTCCGGTCTGATCATCGGCGACCTGCTCTCGGAGGCGGCGACCGAACTCCCCGCCGGCGCCTGGAGCATCCTCCCCGTCTCCAACGACCGCATGCCCGCCCTCGTCCAGGACGAGCGGCTGCCCGTGATCTCCTTTACCGGCTCCGAGAAGGTCGGCTACGCGATCATGGACTCGGCGCCGCGCAAGCACTGCACGCTGGAGCTGGGCGGCAACGGCGCGGCGGTCGTGCTCGCCGACTACGCGAGCGACGAGGACCTCGACTGGGCCGCGACCCGGATCGCGACCTTCTCGAACTACCAGGGCGGCCAGTCCTGCATCTCCGTGCAGCGGGTGATCGCGGACGCCTCCGTGTACGAGCGGCTGCTGCCGCGCATCGTCGCCGCGGTCGAGGCGCAGGTCACCGGTGACCCGGCCGACGGTGCCACCGACGTGGGGCCGCTGGTCAGCGAGGACGCCGCCAAGCGCGTCGAGGCGTGGGTCCAGGAAGCGGTCGACGCCGGGGCCGGCCTCCGTACCGGCGGCAAGCGCGACGGTGCCTCGTACGCGCCGACCGTTCTCACCGACGTACCCGCCGACGTGACGATCTCCTGCGAGGAGGTCTTCGGGCCCGTCCTCACCGTGACGAAGGTGGCGGGGGAGGCCGAGGCCTTCGCCGCCGTCAACGCGTCCAAGTACGGCCTCCAGGCGGGCGTCTTCACGCACGACCTGCAGACCGCCTTCCGAGCCCACCGCGCGCTGGAGGTCGGTGGCGTGGTCATCGGTGACGTGCCGTCCTACCGCGCCGACCAGATGCCGTACGGCGGCGTGAAGCAGTCCGGCGTCGGGCGGGAGGGTGTGCGCTTCGCCATGGACGACTACACGTACGAGCGGGTGATGGTCCTGACGGGGCTCCAGCTGTGAGCGCCTCTGCCGCCGGCTCCGAGTACAGCTGAGCAGTTGCCGACCACCCCTTGCTCCTGACAATCATTTTCACGTAGTCTGGGGTCAGATCCCGGGATGAAG from Streptomyces sp. DSM 40750 includes these protein-coding regions:
- a CDS encoding ATP-binding protein, which translates into the protein MNSDGARDARGTHANPVPRPAGSPEMPAAPPVPPMPAGVPGAPPRPDGNAFLSWLRTPRPDAAPGVWRFGHRPRPAEEPEIVPGRQLLGGALIAFLVGWLIWSLLWNGYLGGWWLVPLYAMIPDSWAPAHSYSAVVLSYVWYTVVALAIMIGVGRLGRWGEVWRRYGAPRFRRQQERQVVPPPQEDPAAWPQLREAGAAEAAERLVAEARAGLMRDVDHARIMRAWQGVRSGRHSLATFTGAVLKDGAAACLHPSGERDLPGRLARHDMVTGQVRLGGTVDDPRNPYAYRGTGLALGPELLGTSLLAVGPAGSGKTGNVVWPVAESLCLHALAGRAAVVVVGAAGAGLGPADAYDVVVRIGNPESVYDLDLYGGTTDPDEAAAVLAEALVGDLTDPHPGGDSRRSTTVLAQLLGPFRAVHGRFPSVPQLRQLLDGAPGPLGQLRNALQDAGQESLLRELDARERQLGHPGDVGSVLADRVALLDRPAFAGFFDTSGQSRPFSLRALDHPVRVRIDLPERGHADASRILARLVLAQFTASVAVREDRSLFACLVLDDATGIVTPEAVRGIQRLRSANAGAVLTLRTLDDVPRPLRGPLLGATGCRMALSGLTPWDGQDFAEVWGKEWTEARDVTDRQIIADSPAGKAWHALRRVITGHAPTARAVTVRQVERERWSASELAHGVPPGHAVLSLTNVRGEHAPPLLVDLRG
- a CDS encoding PucR family transcriptional regulator; amino-acid sequence: MPPTLASLVHHSALKLTVRAGEDRLDVPVRWAHASELADPVPYMEGGELLLITALKLDAEDPEAMRRYVRRLVGAGVAGLGFAVGVHYEDIPEALVDAARGEGLPLLEVPRRTPFLAISKAVSAAISAEQYRAVTAGFAAQRELTKQALTDGPEGLLAALASQVDGWAALYDASGAVVAVAPEWAERRAGRLTADVERLRDRPAPASAVVGGEDRVELHSLGTGRRARAALAVGTAGAPGTAERYAVHSAIALLTLTTERSRSLHAAEQRIAAAVLRMLLAGECDHARAVAGDLYGELLDAPFRLVLAEAASASAARARMEGAAAATGAAAAGGADAVDGGVSAAGAAQSSGAATAVVSAAGARPRSGPGAGRGVGGGDGGGRSTAAVLAAADPDGDLLGQLVEVVEAAAARAGEAVLVVPDGERLVVLAVDGGAAVAACGEFAVALEASRAAGREPGAGGSVSSGVAASITVEEEELVVGLSAPAGPIAAGAAYKQAEQALSVARRRGRCLVEHEELAAGSVLPLLADDAVRAFADSILRPLREHDATGRGDLVASLGAWLSRHGQWDAAAADLGVHRHTLRYRMRRVEEILGRSLDDPDARMELWLALKATAAAGE
- a CDS encoding aldehyde dehydrogenase family protein; protein product: MTATHAFWLAGRQATGETTFDVTSPWDGRLVGRVSVPTDDQVEEAVAAAYAVRDAFAATPAHVRAAALDHVSRRLVERTEEIAQLISAENGKPIKWARGEVGRAVSVFRFAAEEARRFNGGEAQRLDTDLGGQGRLAFTRRFPKGVVLGIAPFNFPLNLCAHKIAPAIAAGVPIILKPAPATPLSGLIIGDLLSEAATELPAGAWSILPVSNDRMPALVQDERLPVISFTGSEKVGYAIMDSAPRKHCTLELGGNGAAVVLADYASDEDLDWAATRIATFSNYQGGQSCISVQRVIADASVYERLLPRIVAAVEAQVTGDPADGATDVGPLVSEDAAKRVEAWVQEAVDAGAGLRTGGKRDGASYAPTVLTDVPADVTISCEEVFGPVLTVTKVAGEAEAFAAVNASKYGLQAGVFTHDLQTAFRAHRALEVGGVVIGDVPSYRADQMPYGGVKQSGVGREGVRFAMDDYTYERVMVLTGLQL